The Temnothorax longispinosus isolate EJ_2023e chromosome 7, Tlon_JGU_v1, whole genome shotgun sequence genome contains a region encoding:
- the LOC139816621 gene encoding echinoderm microtubule-associated protein-like 2 isoform X3, giving the protein MRVNGHSEQSARQEMDEMLECETGSLLGRVADLERQSLAQRDEIVCLRATLADALRRIAQLEAREKREDDRNERRNDRLVSSPLRNGHVPLRSSQNSVPQKDLRLRQTGGLRNSSSSGSSQDVRDATSSPRRPASYVHPTQLPQRRSVHYQSTGSLHSDSPSSSSVSPVPSPSPRATPLPVARSPTARSNGPPQSSLRRAKRWSSTGDFTHAPQNQGSNSQLVGTRLSASTKSLFNLFKPPAMNNVKHGTRDMQYNEEEGTVRMYLRGRPVVLYVPTSMMESYDLHKVSTPPQSKLKLDWVYGYRGRDCRSNLHLLPTGEIVYFVAAVVVLYNMEEHSQRHYLGHTDDVKCIAIHPNKLVVATGQVCGTDRRDAMPHIRIWNSVSLTTLSVIGNGEFDGSICCLSFSKADGGNYLCAIDETSDHNISIWDWQKSDRGTKVTETKCSVDTVVCAEWHPLERNQIVSCGKGHVSFWSLDTGGMLYKRMGIFESRDKPRYVTCVAFNQNGDVLTGDSNGNIIVWTRGTNTISRLVRNLHEGSIFSICVLKNGNIITGGGKDGKILYFDASLNLTGEEAQIEDHFGGIRTLSEGRGTQLLIGTTRNCILVGENDMGFNPAMLGHAEEVWGLAAHPTLPQFATAGHDRLLQMWDSLSHTVVWSKDIGEQAQSIAFSPDGSIIVVGCVSGKWLAIDSETRELYTHHSDGSEPIQVVQFSPDSSLLALGSRDNYIYIYQVNEDATKYSRVGRCMPKRIRRHGGHSSFLTHLDWSVDGQYLRSNSGDYELLYWNPGVCRQIPQSSMLRNVDWSTHTCVISFETIGIWPEGADGTDVNNCTRSGDGKLLATGDDFGKVKLFSHPACQPKSLYHSYGGHSSHVTNVSFLQDDSRLVSTGGGDTSVLQWIVN; this is encoded by the exons ATGCGCGTAAACGGGCATTCGGAACAGAGCGCGAGGCAAGAAATGG ATGAGATGCTGGAGTGTGAGACCGGATCCCTTTTAGGCAGAGTGGCGGACCTCGAAAGGCAATCCTTGGCGCAGAGGGACGAGATAGTTTGTCTTCGCGCCACTCTGGCGGACGCGCTAAGGCGAATCGCCCAACTCGAGGCAAGAGAAAAGCGGGAGGATGACAGGAACGAGAGGAGAAACGATAGGTTGGTGTCCTCGCCCTTAAGGAACGGCCACGTACCTCTCAGAA GTAGTCAAAATTCGGTGCCACAGAAGGACTTGAGGCTGCGCCAGACCGGTGGTCTCAGAAATTCCTCTTCTTCGGGATCGTCGCAGGATgtccgcgacgcgacgtcaaGTCCGAGACGGCCCGCCAGTTACGTGCATCCCACCCAACTTCCTCAAAG GAGATCCGTCCACTATCAGTCAACGGGCTCTTTGCATTCTGATAGTCCGAGTAGTAGTAGTGTTTCTCCGGTGCCATCGCCAAGCCCTAGAGCTACGCCACTGCCTGTAGCCAG ATCGCCCACGGCAAGATCAAACGGGCCGCCGCAAAGTAGCCTAAGAAGAGCCAAGAGATGGTCGTCCACCGGCGATTTTACACACGCCCCGCAAAACCAGGGAAGCAATTCCCAGCTCGTCGGTACCAG ATTGTCTGCGTCCACCAAGTCCCTGTTCAACCTGTTCAAGCCACCGGCGATGAACAACGTCAAGCACgg TACTAGAGACATGCAGTACAACGAGGAGGAAGGCACCGTCCGCATGTACTTGCGCGGCCGACCGGTCGTTCTTTACGTCCCTACGTCCATGATGGAGTCCTACGACCTTCACAAAGTTAGCACGCCGCCGCAGAGCAAATTGAAGCTCGACTGGGTTTACGGTTACCGCGGGCGCGATTGCCGCAGCAATTTACACCTGCTGCCGACCGGCGAGATCGTATATTTCGTCGCGGCAGTCGTTGTTCTGTACAACATGGAGGAGCACAGCCAGAGACATTACCTAGGTCATACGGACGATGTTAAATG caTAGCGATTCATCCTAACAAATTAGTTGTCGCCACAGGACAAGTGTGCGGGACAGATCGCCGGGACGCTATG CCACACATAAGAATATGGAACTCCGTGAGCCTGACGACTCTCAGCGTGATCGGCAATGGCGAATTCGACGGATCGATTTGCTGCCTGTCATTCTCCAAGGCCGACGGCGGAAATTATTTGTGCGCCATCGACGAGACCTCTGATCACAATATATCGATCTGGGACTGGCAGAAGAGCGATCGTGGCACCAAAGTGACCGAAACGAAA TGCTCTGTCGACACGGTGGTTTGCGCCGAGTGGCATCCGCTGGAACGTAACCAGATCGTCTCCTGCGGAAAAGGACACGTGTCTTTTTGGTCCCTGGACACCGGCGGCATGTTGTATAAACGTATGGGCATCTTCGAGAGCAGAGATAAGCCCAGGTACGTTACCTGTGTCGCCTTCAATCAAAACGGCGACGTCCTCACCGGCGACAGCAACGGCAACATCATCGTTTGGACTCGAG gtACTAACACAATTTCAAGGCTAGTGAGAAATCTCCACGAAGGatcgattttctctatatGTGTTCTAAAAAATGGCAACATTATTACGGGAGGCGGGAAGGACGGCaagattttgtattttgacgCGTCTTTGAATCTGACGGGAGAAGAAGCTCAG ATTGAGGATCATTTCGGTGGAATTCGAACGCTCTCGGAAGGAAGGGGCACTCAATTATTAATCGGCACGACGAGGAACTGCATTCTCGTTGGCGAGAATGACATGGGTTTCAATCCCGCAATGTTGGGTCACGCCGAGGAAGTTTGGGGACTTGCGGCTCATCCGACTTTACCTCAGTTCGCCACTGCGGGACACGACAGATTGTTACAGATGTGGGACAGTTTAAGTCATACCGTAGTGTGGAGCAAAGACATCGGG GAGCAAGCACAAAGTATCGCTTTTTCGCCGGATGGTAGTATCATAGTCGTCGGCTGTGTGTCCGGGAAATGGTTGGCAATTGATAGCGAGACGCGAGAGTTGTACACACACCATAGCGACGGTTCCGAGCCTATTCAG GTCGTTCAATTCTCGCCCGATAGTTCTTTGCTTGCTCTCGGCTCCAGagataattacatttacatttatcaagTGAACGAGGACGCGACCAAATATAGTCGAGTTGGGCGATGTATG CCAAAGCGGATTCGAAGGCACGGA GGACATTCCAGTTTCCTAACTCATTTGGATTGGTCCGTGGATGGTCAGTACTTACGCAGCAACAGCGGAGACTATGAGCTGCTTtatt GGAATCCTGGTGTATGCCGTCAAATTCCACAGTCTTCGATGTTGAGAAATGTTGATTGGTCAACCCATACCTGCGTGATATCGTTCGAGACAATAGGCATCTGGCCGGAAGGCGCAGATGGAACTGACGTGAATAATTGCACACGAAGTGGCGATGGCAAGCTTTTAGCTACGGGTGATGATTTTGGAAAAGTCAAATTGTTCTCTCATCCAGCGTGCCAGCCGAAG tCACTATACCATTCCTATGGCGGCCACTCGAGTCACGTAACGAACGTCTCGTTCTTGCAAGATGATTCCCGATTGGTATCAACTGGCGGCGGTGATACCAGTGTTCTCCAGTGGATAGTAAATTAA
- the LOC139816621 gene encoding echinoderm microtubule-associated protein-like 2 isoform X1 produces MSTPDTMDTIDEAEQAWHEMLECETGSLLGRVADLERQSLAQRDEIVCLRATLADALRRIAQLEAREKREDDRNERRNDRLVSSPLRNGHVPLRSSQNSVPQKDLRLRQTGGLRNSSSSGSSQDVRDATSSPRRPASYVHPTQLPQRRSVHYQSTGSLHSDSPSSSSVSPVPSPSPRATPLPVARSPTARSNGPPQSSLRRAKRWSSTGDFTHAPQNQGSNSQLVGTRLSASTKSLFNLFKPPAMNNVKHGTRDMQYNEEEGTVRMYLRGRPVVLYVPTSMMESYDLHKVSTPPQSKLKLDWVYGYRGRDCRSNLHLLPTGEIVYFVAAVVVLYNMEEHSQRHYLGHTDDVKCIAIHPNKLVVATGQVCGTDRRDAMPHIRIWNSVSLTTLSVIGNGEFDGSICCLSFSKADGGNYLCAIDETSDHNISIWDWQKSDRGTKVTETKCSVDTVVCAEWHPLERNQIVSCGKGHVSFWSLDTGGMLYKRMGIFESRDKPRYVTCVAFNQNGDVLTGDSNGNIIVWTRGTNTISRLVRNLHEGSIFSICVLKNGNIITGGGKDGKILYFDASLNLTGEEAQIEDHFGGIRTLSEGRGTQLLIGTTRNCILVGENDMGFNPAMLGHAEEVWGLAAHPTLPQFATAGHDRLLQMWDSLSHTVVWSKDIGEQAQSIAFSPDGSIIVVGCVSGKWLAIDSETRELYTHHSDGSEPIQVVQFSPDSSLLALGSRDNYIYIYQVNEDATKYSRVGRCMPKRIRRHGGHSSFLTHLDWSVDGQYLRSNSGDYELLYWNPGVCRQIPQSSMLRNVDWSTHTCVISFETIGIWPEGADGTDVNNCTRSGDGKLLATGDDFGKVKLFSHPACQPKSLYHSYGGHSSHVTNVSFLQDDSRLVSTGGGDTSVLQWIVN; encoded by the exons ATGTCCACGCCGGACACGATGGATACCATCGACGAAGCGGAACAAGCGTGGC ATGAGATGCTGGAGTGTGAGACCGGATCCCTTTTAGGCAGAGTGGCGGACCTCGAAAGGCAATCCTTGGCGCAGAGGGACGAGATAGTTTGTCTTCGCGCCACTCTGGCGGACGCGCTAAGGCGAATCGCCCAACTCGAGGCAAGAGAAAAGCGGGAGGATGACAGGAACGAGAGGAGAAACGATAGGTTGGTGTCCTCGCCCTTAAGGAACGGCCACGTACCTCTCAGAA GTAGTCAAAATTCGGTGCCACAGAAGGACTTGAGGCTGCGCCAGACCGGTGGTCTCAGAAATTCCTCTTCTTCGGGATCGTCGCAGGATgtccgcgacgcgacgtcaaGTCCGAGACGGCCCGCCAGTTACGTGCATCCCACCCAACTTCCTCAAAG GAGATCCGTCCACTATCAGTCAACGGGCTCTTTGCATTCTGATAGTCCGAGTAGTAGTAGTGTTTCTCCGGTGCCATCGCCAAGCCCTAGAGCTACGCCACTGCCTGTAGCCAG ATCGCCCACGGCAAGATCAAACGGGCCGCCGCAAAGTAGCCTAAGAAGAGCCAAGAGATGGTCGTCCACCGGCGATTTTACACACGCCCCGCAAAACCAGGGAAGCAATTCCCAGCTCGTCGGTACCAG ATTGTCTGCGTCCACCAAGTCCCTGTTCAACCTGTTCAAGCCACCGGCGATGAACAACGTCAAGCACgg TACTAGAGACATGCAGTACAACGAGGAGGAAGGCACCGTCCGCATGTACTTGCGCGGCCGACCGGTCGTTCTTTACGTCCCTACGTCCATGATGGAGTCCTACGACCTTCACAAAGTTAGCACGCCGCCGCAGAGCAAATTGAAGCTCGACTGGGTTTACGGTTACCGCGGGCGCGATTGCCGCAGCAATTTACACCTGCTGCCGACCGGCGAGATCGTATATTTCGTCGCGGCAGTCGTTGTTCTGTACAACATGGAGGAGCACAGCCAGAGACATTACCTAGGTCATACGGACGATGTTAAATG caTAGCGATTCATCCTAACAAATTAGTTGTCGCCACAGGACAAGTGTGCGGGACAGATCGCCGGGACGCTATG CCACACATAAGAATATGGAACTCCGTGAGCCTGACGACTCTCAGCGTGATCGGCAATGGCGAATTCGACGGATCGATTTGCTGCCTGTCATTCTCCAAGGCCGACGGCGGAAATTATTTGTGCGCCATCGACGAGACCTCTGATCACAATATATCGATCTGGGACTGGCAGAAGAGCGATCGTGGCACCAAAGTGACCGAAACGAAA TGCTCTGTCGACACGGTGGTTTGCGCCGAGTGGCATCCGCTGGAACGTAACCAGATCGTCTCCTGCGGAAAAGGACACGTGTCTTTTTGGTCCCTGGACACCGGCGGCATGTTGTATAAACGTATGGGCATCTTCGAGAGCAGAGATAAGCCCAGGTACGTTACCTGTGTCGCCTTCAATCAAAACGGCGACGTCCTCACCGGCGACAGCAACGGCAACATCATCGTTTGGACTCGAG gtACTAACACAATTTCAAGGCTAGTGAGAAATCTCCACGAAGGatcgattttctctatatGTGTTCTAAAAAATGGCAACATTATTACGGGAGGCGGGAAGGACGGCaagattttgtattttgacgCGTCTTTGAATCTGACGGGAGAAGAAGCTCAG ATTGAGGATCATTTCGGTGGAATTCGAACGCTCTCGGAAGGAAGGGGCACTCAATTATTAATCGGCACGACGAGGAACTGCATTCTCGTTGGCGAGAATGACATGGGTTTCAATCCCGCAATGTTGGGTCACGCCGAGGAAGTTTGGGGACTTGCGGCTCATCCGACTTTACCTCAGTTCGCCACTGCGGGACACGACAGATTGTTACAGATGTGGGACAGTTTAAGTCATACCGTAGTGTGGAGCAAAGACATCGGG GAGCAAGCACAAAGTATCGCTTTTTCGCCGGATGGTAGTATCATAGTCGTCGGCTGTGTGTCCGGGAAATGGTTGGCAATTGATAGCGAGACGCGAGAGTTGTACACACACCATAGCGACGGTTCCGAGCCTATTCAG GTCGTTCAATTCTCGCCCGATAGTTCTTTGCTTGCTCTCGGCTCCAGagataattacatttacatttatcaagTGAACGAGGACGCGACCAAATATAGTCGAGTTGGGCGATGTATG CCAAAGCGGATTCGAAGGCACGGA GGACATTCCAGTTTCCTAACTCATTTGGATTGGTCCGTGGATGGTCAGTACTTACGCAGCAACAGCGGAGACTATGAGCTGCTTtatt GGAATCCTGGTGTATGCCGTCAAATTCCACAGTCTTCGATGTTGAGAAATGTTGATTGGTCAACCCATACCTGCGTGATATCGTTCGAGACAATAGGCATCTGGCCGGAAGGCGCAGATGGAACTGACGTGAATAATTGCACACGAAGTGGCGATGGCAAGCTTTTAGCTACGGGTGATGATTTTGGAAAAGTCAAATTGTTCTCTCATCCAGCGTGCCAGCCGAAG tCACTATACCATTCCTATGGCGGCCACTCGAGTCACGTAACGAACGTCTCGTTCTTGCAAGATGATTCCCGATTGGTATCAACTGGCGGCGGTGATACCAGTGTTCTCCAGTGGATAGTAAATTAA
- the LOC139816621 gene encoding echinoderm microtubule-associated protein-like 2 isoform X2 — MSTPDTMDTIDEAEQAWHEMLECETGSLLGRVADLERQSLAQRDEIVCLRATLADALRRIAQLEAREKREDDRNERRNDRLVSSPLRNGHVPLRSSQNSVPQKDLRLRQTGGLRNSSSSGSSQDVRDATSSPRRPASYVHPTQLPQRSVHYQSTGSLHSDSPSSSSVSPVPSPSPRATPLPVARSPTARSNGPPQSSLRRAKRWSSTGDFTHAPQNQGSNSQLVGTRLSASTKSLFNLFKPPAMNNVKHGTRDMQYNEEEGTVRMYLRGRPVVLYVPTSMMESYDLHKVSTPPQSKLKLDWVYGYRGRDCRSNLHLLPTGEIVYFVAAVVVLYNMEEHSQRHYLGHTDDVKCIAIHPNKLVVATGQVCGTDRRDAMPHIRIWNSVSLTTLSVIGNGEFDGSICCLSFSKADGGNYLCAIDETSDHNISIWDWQKSDRGTKVTETKCSVDTVVCAEWHPLERNQIVSCGKGHVSFWSLDTGGMLYKRMGIFESRDKPRYVTCVAFNQNGDVLTGDSNGNIIVWTRGTNTISRLVRNLHEGSIFSICVLKNGNIITGGGKDGKILYFDASLNLTGEEAQIEDHFGGIRTLSEGRGTQLLIGTTRNCILVGENDMGFNPAMLGHAEEVWGLAAHPTLPQFATAGHDRLLQMWDSLSHTVVWSKDIGEQAQSIAFSPDGSIIVVGCVSGKWLAIDSETRELYTHHSDGSEPIQVVQFSPDSSLLALGSRDNYIYIYQVNEDATKYSRVGRCMPKRIRRHGGHSSFLTHLDWSVDGQYLRSNSGDYELLYWNPGVCRQIPQSSMLRNVDWSTHTCVISFETIGIWPEGADGTDVNNCTRSGDGKLLATGDDFGKVKLFSHPACQPKSLYHSYGGHSSHVTNVSFLQDDSRLVSTGGGDTSVLQWIVN, encoded by the exons ATGTCCACGCCGGACACGATGGATACCATCGACGAAGCGGAACAAGCGTGGC ATGAGATGCTGGAGTGTGAGACCGGATCCCTTTTAGGCAGAGTGGCGGACCTCGAAAGGCAATCCTTGGCGCAGAGGGACGAGATAGTTTGTCTTCGCGCCACTCTGGCGGACGCGCTAAGGCGAATCGCCCAACTCGAGGCAAGAGAAAAGCGGGAGGATGACAGGAACGAGAGGAGAAACGATAGGTTGGTGTCCTCGCCCTTAAGGAACGGCCACGTACCTCTCAGAA GTAGTCAAAATTCGGTGCCACAGAAGGACTTGAGGCTGCGCCAGACCGGTGGTCTCAGAAATTCCTCTTCTTCGGGATCGTCGCAGGATgtccgcgacgcgacgtcaaGTCCGAGACGGCCCGCCAGTTACGTGCATCCCACCCAACTTCCTCAAAG ATCCGTCCACTATCAGTCAACGGGCTCTTTGCATTCTGATAGTCCGAGTAGTAGTAGTGTTTCTCCGGTGCCATCGCCAAGCCCTAGAGCTACGCCACTGCCTGTAGCCAG ATCGCCCACGGCAAGATCAAACGGGCCGCCGCAAAGTAGCCTAAGAAGAGCCAAGAGATGGTCGTCCACCGGCGATTTTACACACGCCCCGCAAAACCAGGGAAGCAATTCCCAGCTCGTCGGTACCAG ATTGTCTGCGTCCACCAAGTCCCTGTTCAACCTGTTCAAGCCACCGGCGATGAACAACGTCAAGCACgg TACTAGAGACATGCAGTACAACGAGGAGGAAGGCACCGTCCGCATGTACTTGCGCGGCCGACCGGTCGTTCTTTACGTCCCTACGTCCATGATGGAGTCCTACGACCTTCACAAAGTTAGCACGCCGCCGCAGAGCAAATTGAAGCTCGACTGGGTTTACGGTTACCGCGGGCGCGATTGCCGCAGCAATTTACACCTGCTGCCGACCGGCGAGATCGTATATTTCGTCGCGGCAGTCGTTGTTCTGTACAACATGGAGGAGCACAGCCAGAGACATTACCTAGGTCATACGGACGATGTTAAATG caTAGCGATTCATCCTAACAAATTAGTTGTCGCCACAGGACAAGTGTGCGGGACAGATCGCCGGGACGCTATG CCACACATAAGAATATGGAACTCCGTGAGCCTGACGACTCTCAGCGTGATCGGCAATGGCGAATTCGACGGATCGATTTGCTGCCTGTCATTCTCCAAGGCCGACGGCGGAAATTATTTGTGCGCCATCGACGAGACCTCTGATCACAATATATCGATCTGGGACTGGCAGAAGAGCGATCGTGGCACCAAAGTGACCGAAACGAAA TGCTCTGTCGACACGGTGGTTTGCGCCGAGTGGCATCCGCTGGAACGTAACCAGATCGTCTCCTGCGGAAAAGGACACGTGTCTTTTTGGTCCCTGGACACCGGCGGCATGTTGTATAAACGTATGGGCATCTTCGAGAGCAGAGATAAGCCCAGGTACGTTACCTGTGTCGCCTTCAATCAAAACGGCGACGTCCTCACCGGCGACAGCAACGGCAACATCATCGTTTGGACTCGAG gtACTAACACAATTTCAAGGCTAGTGAGAAATCTCCACGAAGGatcgattttctctatatGTGTTCTAAAAAATGGCAACATTATTACGGGAGGCGGGAAGGACGGCaagattttgtattttgacgCGTCTTTGAATCTGACGGGAGAAGAAGCTCAG ATTGAGGATCATTTCGGTGGAATTCGAACGCTCTCGGAAGGAAGGGGCACTCAATTATTAATCGGCACGACGAGGAACTGCATTCTCGTTGGCGAGAATGACATGGGTTTCAATCCCGCAATGTTGGGTCACGCCGAGGAAGTTTGGGGACTTGCGGCTCATCCGACTTTACCTCAGTTCGCCACTGCGGGACACGACAGATTGTTACAGATGTGGGACAGTTTAAGTCATACCGTAGTGTGGAGCAAAGACATCGGG GAGCAAGCACAAAGTATCGCTTTTTCGCCGGATGGTAGTATCATAGTCGTCGGCTGTGTGTCCGGGAAATGGTTGGCAATTGATAGCGAGACGCGAGAGTTGTACACACACCATAGCGACGGTTCCGAGCCTATTCAG GTCGTTCAATTCTCGCCCGATAGTTCTTTGCTTGCTCTCGGCTCCAGagataattacatttacatttatcaagTGAACGAGGACGCGACCAAATATAGTCGAGTTGGGCGATGTATG CCAAAGCGGATTCGAAGGCACGGA GGACATTCCAGTTTCCTAACTCATTTGGATTGGTCCGTGGATGGTCAGTACTTACGCAGCAACAGCGGAGACTATGAGCTGCTTtatt GGAATCCTGGTGTATGCCGTCAAATTCCACAGTCTTCGATGTTGAGAAATGTTGATTGGTCAACCCATACCTGCGTGATATCGTTCGAGACAATAGGCATCTGGCCGGAAGGCGCAGATGGAACTGACGTGAATAATTGCACACGAAGTGGCGATGGCAAGCTTTTAGCTACGGGTGATGATTTTGGAAAAGTCAAATTGTTCTCTCATCCAGCGTGCCAGCCGAAG tCACTATACCATTCCTATGGCGGCCACTCGAGTCACGTAACGAACGTCTCGTTCTTGCAAGATGATTCCCGATTGGTATCAACTGGCGGCGGTGATACCAGTGTTCTCCAGTGGATAGTAAATTAA
- the LOC139816621 gene encoding echinoderm microtubule-associated protein-like 2 isoform X5: MSTPDTMDTIDEAEQAWHEMLECETGSLLGRVADLERQSLAQRDEIVCLRATLADALRRIAQLEAREKREDDRNERRNDRLVSSPLRNGHVPLRSSQNSVPQKDLRLRQTGGLRNSSSSGSSQDVRDATSSPRRPASYVHPTQLPQRRSVHYQSTGSLHSDSPSSSSVSPVPSPSPRATPLPVARSPTARSNGPPQSSLRRAKRWSSTGDFTHAPQNQGSNSQLVGTSTRDMQYNEEEGTVRMYLRGRPVVLYVPTSMMESYDLHKVSTPPQSKLKLDWVYGYRGRDCRSNLHLLPTGEIVYFVAAVVVLYNMEEHSQRHYLGHTDDVKCIAIHPNKLVVATGQVCGTDRRDAMPHIRIWNSVSLTTLSVIGNGEFDGSICCLSFSKADGGNYLCAIDETSDHNISIWDWQKSDRGTKVTETKCSVDTVVCAEWHPLERNQIVSCGKGHVSFWSLDTGGMLYKRMGIFESRDKPRYVTCVAFNQNGDVLTGDSNGNIIVWTRGTNTISRLVRNLHEGSIFSICVLKNGNIITGGGKDGKILYFDASLNLTGEEAQIEDHFGGIRTLSEGRGTQLLIGTTRNCILVGENDMGFNPAMLGHAEEVWGLAAHPTLPQFATAGHDRLLQMWDSLSHTVVWSKDIGEQAQSIAFSPDGSIIVVGCVSGKWLAIDSETRELYTHHSDGSEPIQVVQFSPDSSLLALGSRDNYIYIYQVNEDATKYSRVGRCMPKRIRRHGGHSSFLTHLDWSVDGQYLRSNSGDYELLYWNPGVCRQIPQSSMLRNVDWSTHTCVISFETIGIWPEGADGTDVNNCTRSGDGKLLATGDDFGKVKLFSHPACQPKSLYHSYGGHSSHVTNVSFLQDDSRLVSTGGGDTSVLQWIVN, encoded by the exons ATGTCCACGCCGGACACGATGGATACCATCGACGAAGCGGAACAAGCGTGGC ATGAGATGCTGGAGTGTGAGACCGGATCCCTTTTAGGCAGAGTGGCGGACCTCGAAAGGCAATCCTTGGCGCAGAGGGACGAGATAGTTTGTCTTCGCGCCACTCTGGCGGACGCGCTAAGGCGAATCGCCCAACTCGAGGCAAGAGAAAAGCGGGAGGATGACAGGAACGAGAGGAGAAACGATAGGTTGGTGTCCTCGCCCTTAAGGAACGGCCACGTACCTCTCAGAA GTAGTCAAAATTCGGTGCCACAGAAGGACTTGAGGCTGCGCCAGACCGGTGGTCTCAGAAATTCCTCTTCTTCGGGATCGTCGCAGGATgtccgcgacgcgacgtcaaGTCCGAGACGGCCCGCCAGTTACGTGCATCCCACCCAACTTCCTCAAAG GAGATCCGTCCACTATCAGTCAACGGGCTCTTTGCATTCTGATAGTCCGAGTAGTAGTAGTGTTTCTCCGGTGCCATCGCCAAGCCCTAGAGCTACGCCACTGCCTGTAGCCAG ATCGCCCACGGCAAGATCAAACGGGCCGCCGCAAAGTAGCCTAAGAAGAGCCAAGAGATGGTCGTCCACCGGCGATTTTACACACGCCCCGCAAAACCAGGGAAGCAATTCCCAGCTCGTCGGTACCAG TACTAGAGACATGCAGTACAACGAGGAGGAAGGCACCGTCCGCATGTACTTGCGCGGCCGACCGGTCGTTCTTTACGTCCCTACGTCCATGATGGAGTCCTACGACCTTCACAAAGTTAGCACGCCGCCGCAGAGCAAATTGAAGCTCGACTGGGTTTACGGTTACCGCGGGCGCGATTGCCGCAGCAATTTACACCTGCTGCCGACCGGCGAGATCGTATATTTCGTCGCGGCAGTCGTTGTTCTGTACAACATGGAGGAGCACAGCCAGAGACATTACCTAGGTCATACGGACGATGTTAAATG caTAGCGATTCATCCTAACAAATTAGTTGTCGCCACAGGACAAGTGTGCGGGACAGATCGCCGGGACGCTATG CCACACATAAGAATATGGAACTCCGTGAGCCTGACGACTCTCAGCGTGATCGGCAATGGCGAATTCGACGGATCGATTTGCTGCCTGTCATTCTCCAAGGCCGACGGCGGAAATTATTTGTGCGCCATCGACGAGACCTCTGATCACAATATATCGATCTGGGACTGGCAGAAGAGCGATCGTGGCACCAAAGTGACCGAAACGAAA TGCTCTGTCGACACGGTGGTTTGCGCCGAGTGGCATCCGCTGGAACGTAACCAGATCGTCTCCTGCGGAAAAGGACACGTGTCTTTTTGGTCCCTGGACACCGGCGGCATGTTGTATAAACGTATGGGCATCTTCGAGAGCAGAGATAAGCCCAGGTACGTTACCTGTGTCGCCTTCAATCAAAACGGCGACGTCCTCACCGGCGACAGCAACGGCAACATCATCGTTTGGACTCGAG gtACTAACACAATTTCAAGGCTAGTGAGAAATCTCCACGAAGGatcgattttctctatatGTGTTCTAAAAAATGGCAACATTATTACGGGAGGCGGGAAGGACGGCaagattttgtattttgacgCGTCTTTGAATCTGACGGGAGAAGAAGCTCAG ATTGAGGATCATTTCGGTGGAATTCGAACGCTCTCGGAAGGAAGGGGCACTCAATTATTAATCGGCACGACGAGGAACTGCATTCTCGTTGGCGAGAATGACATGGGTTTCAATCCCGCAATGTTGGGTCACGCCGAGGAAGTTTGGGGACTTGCGGCTCATCCGACTTTACCTCAGTTCGCCACTGCGGGACACGACAGATTGTTACAGATGTGGGACAGTTTAAGTCATACCGTAGTGTGGAGCAAAGACATCGGG GAGCAAGCACAAAGTATCGCTTTTTCGCCGGATGGTAGTATCATAGTCGTCGGCTGTGTGTCCGGGAAATGGTTGGCAATTGATAGCGAGACGCGAGAGTTGTACACACACCATAGCGACGGTTCCGAGCCTATTCAG GTCGTTCAATTCTCGCCCGATAGTTCTTTGCTTGCTCTCGGCTCCAGagataattacatttacatttatcaagTGAACGAGGACGCGACCAAATATAGTCGAGTTGGGCGATGTATG CCAAAGCGGATTCGAAGGCACGGA GGACATTCCAGTTTCCTAACTCATTTGGATTGGTCCGTGGATGGTCAGTACTTACGCAGCAACAGCGGAGACTATGAGCTGCTTtatt GGAATCCTGGTGTATGCCGTCAAATTCCACAGTCTTCGATGTTGAGAAATGTTGATTGGTCAACCCATACCTGCGTGATATCGTTCGAGACAATAGGCATCTGGCCGGAAGGCGCAGATGGAACTGACGTGAATAATTGCACACGAAGTGGCGATGGCAAGCTTTTAGCTACGGGTGATGATTTTGGAAAAGTCAAATTGTTCTCTCATCCAGCGTGCCAGCCGAAG tCACTATACCATTCCTATGGCGGCCACTCGAGTCACGTAACGAACGTCTCGTTCTTGCAAGATGATTCCCGATTGGTATCAACTGGCGGCGGTGATACCAGTGTTCTCCAGTGGATAGTAAATTAA